A portion of the Candidatus Pristimantibacillus lignocellulolyticus genome contains these proteins:
- a CDS encoding type II secretion system F family protein yields MVVTVVYTLLWSYLLVKSNKTKSKKHSKKQKKKNSSLNDHKLILGPGSSCYDLLQLERRSSQLLHHLHTHLLQLNRQQWGFEQTVQAFTIVIGQALLVLLISLWVALLSEEQAVITVGVLIAIIVIVKLFQDSKKKVQQRKQAILLELPIMLTRLTLLVGAGETVQQAFMKSIVGKEGSKNPLHIEWNNTVHEIRNGASFLQSIEKLNRNCAVQQIAVFTTILLLNYRRGGEQFVTAVQDISLSLWETRKNMARVRGEEASAKLIFPLVGVLLLVMILIITPAILFMQFL; encoded by the coding sequence ATGGTTGTTACTGTTGTATATACTCTTCTGTGGTCATATCTACTTGTAAAATCTAACAAAACTAAGAGTAAGAAGCATAGTAAAAAACAGAAAAAGAAGAACAGTTCTTTGAATGACCATAAGCTTATTCTAGGTCCCGGTTCTTCATGTTATGATCTATTACAACTTGAGCGAAGGTCATCACAATTACTTCATCATCTGCACACTCATTTATTGCAACTTAACAGACAACAATGGGGGTTTGAACAAACGGTACAAGCATTTACGATAGTAATCGGACAAGCTTTATTGGTACTTTTGATTAGTTTATGGGTTGCTTTATTAAGTGAAGAACAAGCGGTGATTACAGTAGGTGTTCTTATAGCGATCATCGTTATTGTCAAATTGTTTCAAGATAGCAAGAAAAAAGTGCAGCAGAGAAAGCAAGCGATTTTGTTAGAACTGCCGATCATGCTGACAAGACTAACATTGCTAGTTGGTGCTGGAGAAACGGTACAACAAGCATTTATGAAGTCAATCGTAGGCAAAGAGGGTAGCAAAAATCCCTTGCATATTGAATGGAACAATACCGTTCATGAAATTCGTAATGGTGCATCATTTTTACAGAGTATTGAAAAGTTGAATCGTAATTGTGCTGTCCAGCAAATAGCGGTTTTTACAACAATTCTATTATTGAATTATCGGAGAGGGGGTGAGCAATTCGTTACAGCAGTGCAGGATATATCTTTGTCTCTATGGGAAACTAGAAAAAACATGGCAAGGGTAAGGGGAGAGGAGGCATCTGCCAAGCTCATATTCCCACTAGTTGGTGTACTGCTATTAGTGATGATATTGATCATCACACCGGCAATCTTATTTATGCAATTTTTATAA
- a CDS encoding multidrug transporter: protein MNVGSFTRNMKPRIQSFWRNEDGIGTLEVLLIIAVIVVIFLLFKDFIMSYVSKLISNSGSKMDEALK from the coding sequence ATGAATGTGGGTAGTTTTACAAGAAATATGAAACCTCGTATTCAATCATTTTGGCGCAATGAGGATGGCATCGGTACACTGGAAGTTCTACTTATTATAGCTGTCATCGTCGTCATTTTCCTTTTATTCAAAGACTTTATTATGAGCTATGTCAGCAAGCTAATTTCGAATTCAGGTTCAAAAATGGACGAAGCATTGAAGTGA